A window of the Henckelia pumila isolate YLH828 chromosome 3, ASM3356847v2, whole genome shotgun sequence genome harbors these coding sequences:
- the LOC140887174 gene encoding rho GDP-dissociation inhibitor 1-like — protein MDSGEIKEVGPSSVSALAGEEKKQELVMKEEDVEHQEDEGIFGQFVPGPLLPLKEHIEKDKEDESLRKWKEKLLGCLESDLNGQMEPEVQFHLIGIISSDIGEVNTPFPLSEDLNKCPLFTLRESSNYQLKLTFYVLHNIVSGLVYTNTVWKGGLEVDRNRGMLGTFAHRKEPYVHTLEEETTPSGILARGVYTAKLKFEDDDKRCHMELDYLFEIRKSN, from the exons ATGGACAGTGGGGAGATAAAAGAGGTCGGTCCATCTTCAGTTTCGGCATTGGCTGGTGAAGAGAAAAAACAAGAATTGGTGATGAAGGAAGAAGATGTTGAACATCAAGAAGATGAAGGGATTTTTGGACAGTTTGTTCCGGGCCCTCTTCTTCCTCTCAAAGAGCATATTGAAAAAGATAAG GAAGACGAGAGTTTAAGAAAATGGAAGGAGAAGCTTCTTGGTTGCCTGGAAAGTGATTTGAATG GTCAAATGGAGCCGGAAGTCCAATTCCACTTGATTGGTATCATATCCTCTGATATTGGAGAAGTTAACACTCCATTCCCCCTGAGTGAAGACCTGAACAAATGTCCACTTTTTACCCTTCGAGAGAGCTCAAATTATCAGCTTAAGCTGACCTTCTATGTCCTACATAACATTGTATCGGGCCTGGTATACACAAATACAGTTTGGAAAGGTGGACTTGAAG TCGATCGAAACCGTGGAATGCTGGGCACGTTTGCTCATCGGAAAGAACCTTATGTACACACCTTAGAGGAGGAGACCACTCCATCTGGCATTCTTGCTAGGGGTGTATACACTGCAAAACTAAAG TTTGAGGACGATGATAAAAGATGTCATATGGAGCTCGATTACTTGTTCGAGATCAGAAAGAGCAATTAG